In Zea mays cultivar B73 chromosome 7, Zm-B73-REFERENCE-NAM-5.0, whole genome shotgun sequence, the following proteins share a genomic window:
- the LOC100276406 gene encoding Protein MANNAN SYNTHESIS-RELATED 1-like yields the protein MAVDPRQVVAGFLTLSMFVMLGNMIKHDHFSPVTEEMGLKATGARSNTMKLDNNAEMNSVDMAGVEDLMDTIEEVKPCWTKPSPKNQPSNGFVTFSLTMGPEYHISQITDAVVVARYLGATFVLPDIRGNELGNKRKFQDMYNVDKFVRSLDGVVEVIDEIPDEVSAKKPAVIRVPNRVTESFIMDTIQPIFKKNKYLRLAVIFSSVSLRPKETSNKDLDATACLAMFSGLELKHEYSEVARKMLDRLQELSKKSDGKVLAIDLRTDLLEKKSCKTTSGARRKGCYNPNEVLAFLRSVGFSANTTIYLTETWWHKGLNDLKEEFPNTYTKDDIMPAENKGEFLKSSNADLASALDLEICSQSDVFIPAVAGLFYGHVTGKRIASGRTQIIVPSQSSTSTHASDFTSTYISNKNHLAYTCYC from the exons ATGGCGGTCGACCCGCGGCAGGTCGTGGCGGGCTTCCTCACCCTCTCCATGTTCGTCATGCTGGGCAACATGATCAAGCACGACCACTTCTCTCCCGTCACCGAG GAGATGGGCTTGAAGGCAACAGGTGCGCGATCCAACACAATGAAGCTTGATAACAATGCTGAAATGAACAGTGTCGATATGGCTGGAGTGGAGGACCTGATGGACACTATCGAGGAAGTTAAACCTTGCTGGACCAAACCAAGTCCAA AAAATCAGCCATCTAATGGTTTTGTTACATTCTCCTTGACTATGGGCCCTGAATATCACATCTCACAG ATCACAGATGCTGTGGTTGTTGCGAGGTATCTAGGTGCAACATTTGTACTCCCAGACATCAGAGGAAATGAATTAGGAAATAAGCG AAAATTCCAAGACATGTACAATGTGGATAAATTCGTGAGGAGCCTAGATGGTGTTGTCGAAGTAATAGATGAAATACCTGATGAAGTGAGTGCTAAGAAGCCAGCAGTTATCAGAGTACCAAACCGTGTGACTGAAAGCTTCATCATGGACACCATCCAGCCCATCTTTAAAAAAAACAAGTACTTAAGACTTGCGGTCATTTTCTCTTCAGTAAGTTTAAGGCCAAAGGAGACGAGTAACAAGGACTTGGATGCGACTGCTTGCCTTGCAATGTTCAGTGGCCTCGAACTGAAGCATGAATATTCTGAAGTCGCCAGAAAAATGTTGGATAGGCTTCAAGAATTAAGCAAGAAATCAGATGGGAAGGTCTTGGCAATCGATTTGCGGACCGACTTGCTGGAAAAGAAGAGTTGCAAGACAACCAGTGGCGCTCGAAGAAAAGGCTGCTATAACCCTAATGAGGTCCTGGCTTTCCTGAGGAGTGTTGGCTTCTCTGCTAATACTACCATCTACTTGACAGAGACATGGTGGCACAAAGGCCTGAATGATCTGAAGGAGGAATTTCCAAATACTTATACCAAG GATGACATTATGCCAGCTGAGAACAAAGGTGAATTCCTGAAATCCAGCAATGCAGACCTAGCAAGCGCTTTGGACCTTGAGATCTGCTCGCAGAGTGACGTGTTCATCCCTGCTGTCGCTGGCCTGTTCTACGGGCATGTCACAGGTAAGAGGATTGCATCTGGTCGTACCCAGATCATTGTGCCTTCTCAGTCCAGCACCTCGACTCATGCTTCAGATTTCACCTCCACCTACATCTCCAACAAGAACCACCTAGCCTACACATGCTACTGTTAG